The genomic region CTGACCAAGACCGGGGGCATGCTCGCCAATGCCACCTTCGAGCCCTTCATGGTCTATGGCCTGGTGGCCCTCGGTTATTTCCTGCTCTGCTACCCCTTATCCCTCAGTGCGCGCTACCTGGAAAGGAGACTGCATGCCTCTGCTTAGAATTTCGGCCCTGCATAAGTATTACGGCGATCACCACGTCCTCAAGGGCATTGACCTGACGGTGGATGAAGGCCAGGTGGTGGCGATCATCGGCCGCAGCGGCTCGGGCAAGTCCACCTTGCTGCGTACCCTCAACGGCCTGGAGTCGATCAACGACGGCGTGATCGAAGTCGACGGCGAATACCTGGATGCCGCCCGCGCCGACCTGCGCAGCCTGCGGCAGAAAGTCGGCATGGTGTTCCAGCAGTTCAACCTGTTTCCGCATTTGAGCGTTGGTGAAAACGTAATGCTGGCGCCGCAGGTGGTGCAGAAAGTGCCCAAGGCCAAGGCGGCCCAACTGGCAAGGCAGATGCTCGAGCGGGTCGGGCTGGGCGAGAAGTTCGACGCCTTCCCCGATCGCTTGTCCGGTGGCCAGCAGCAACGGGTGGCCATTGCCCGGGCATTGGCGATGTCACCCAAGGTGCTCTTGTGCGATGAGATTACGTCGGCCCTGGACCCGGAACTGGTCAATGAAGTGCTCAGTGTGGTGCGCCAGCTGGCCCAGGACGGCATGACCCTGATCATGGTGACCCACGAAATGCGCTTTGCCCGGGAAGTCGGCGACAAACTGGTGTTCATGCACCAGGGCAAAGTGCATGAAACCGGCGACCCGAAAATGTTGTTTGCCAACCCAAGAACCGCCGAGCTTGCCAATTTCATTGGCTCGGTGGAACAGCCGAGCTGACCAGCTCAAAGCTGCCCTGCCCCTCCAAGTGGATCTCACTGCGCACCGCCAAGGCATCGGAGGGCAGTTCGGTATGGATATCCACCAGGGCAGTGAGCCGCCGACCGACCACCGGCCCGCCTGCTGCGTGCGCCACCACCGCCTGGCCGGGCAGCAATTGGCCGCTGGCTGGCGCGCCAGGCACATGGGCAACCGCCCAATCGACAGGGCGGCCGTCCACTTGGGCATTTTTGAGACTCAACCGGTAACGCCCCTCGCGACCAAACCGAAAACCCTGTCCATCGGCGGCAATGCCAACAAAACGCAGGGCCATGGCCGCTGGCTCAATGCAGAGTACATTCACGCTGATCGAACGGACAGTCAGCATCACTGTGGTGCTTTGAGCCTCTGCACCCCTGCGTATCGAGCCATAGTCGATGCGCGGCTGACTCAGCGACAGGCGACAGTTTTCAGCCAACGCCTCAGACGGCGCCAGCAACGTGCAACATAGCGCCAAGGGCAGGCTTGCAGCCTTAACCACCTTGGCAAACCGCCGATGCGGCTTCATAGAATTTGTCATTGTCTGGCTTGGTCTCGGGGTCAATGTTCAACAGGCAAGTGGAAGAGTCCGGCAATGAAACCCGCAGGGTTTGCGACTCAGTGACGTCGTTGAGGAAAATCATGCCCTCGCCTACCACGCTGGTGATGAAACGATTGCCTTTGCCGAATACCGAGGCGCCCTGAGGTAATGGCCGGCCGTGCTGATCGTTCGCGGTGACCAGCATTCGACGCACTTTCACTACGTCGAAATCCACGGTATTGAACGAGCCTCGACCTGCGGCAAGTACCTGAGTGCCGTTTTTCAGGTCCACGCGCTTGGGCAACGATTGGGTCTGCACCTCGACTCGGCTGTTGGTGTAGGCCGGCAGGCTCGCGATCACTGCTTGCCCGCTGAAGTCGGTCCAGACCGGGCCCTGTGGTGTCTGGACTTTCGCGGAACCGATATCGCCGACCGAGACGACGCCGAACGTGTCCTGCACGGTATAAGGCGAGAAGGTCAGGCCGCCTGGGTGAGCCACTGCTCCGCCCTGCAACTGCCCTGTGTAGCTGGTGCCCAGGGGATCGCGGCTGACGCCCAGGCCGACCCGGGTATAGCGTGGCAGCAGGTCCACCTGGCCCCGCACCGATTGCTCCCGGGCCCGGATGTCGCGCTCGACGCCTACTTCGTAATTCACATACTCGTTGACCCTTTCGCTCAGCGCAGTCCCCGCGGTGAACTGGTCCCCACGGCGACTGGTGAAGCTGCTTACACGACGATCCCCTCCCAGCGGCACACTGACCTGCAACCGCAAGGACAGGTCGTTACCCAGGGAACTGTCAGGCCCACTGTCGGCAAGTGAAGCGCCACGCCGGGTCCGAGTGCCACCCACCTGCGAATCTGCAATGATTGCAACATCGGCGTGGCCAAACGTCTTGTTCCAGGAGGCGAACACATGCTCGCTAGTTTGCCCGCCAAATTGAGCACTGCGTGTGTAGTTCAGAGAAAATATGCCCAGGGTAGAGTCGGACCAGCTCATGCCCGCCGTGTATTGGTTTTTGAAATGCGAGTTCAGTTCATCGGCTTTGAGCGAACGCCCCACGTCAGTGACTTCGCGGTAACCGCGCGTCTGGGTGGTTGCACTGAAGTTGACATCGATATTGGCAACCACCGGGCTGCTCGCGGACAGGCTGCTACGTGAACCGGACACGGCCTTTTGGCTGTCTCGGGACAGGTTATGTCGTGCGTTCACGGAAACCCGCTGGAAAAACACACTGCTGAGGCTGCCACCTGCAGCCCAATAGTCATCGGTGCTCAACAAACCAAAACCCGCGGATGAATCGCGCCCCAGCCCCCAGGTGCCACTGCCCATGGCGATCACCGGTGACGGGCCCTCTTCACCGGCGGTTCTGCGCAGTTCGCCAAGCGAGAAATAATACCCAGGCGCGGCCGGGGCAGCCCCTGCGAACGACGCCGCTGGTACGACAAAACTGCGCCTGGCGCCCCGCACGTCAATCACGCTGACTTCAAGATCACTGGTGCTGTTGAGCAGGGGCAATCCCGTCAACCGGAACGGCCCTTCGGGCACCAGGGTACTGTGGACCAACACGCCGGACTGGCGCACCTCAACCCGAGATTGGCTTTGGGCCAAACCCTCGACCACCGCATTGTTGTTGCCTGCGGGTATCCGGGACTGCCCATCGGGAAAAAACTGCAAGCCGGAGAGCTGGATGCCACCAAACAGCGGGTTATTGCTCGACAGCTGGCCCGCCTGGAAAGTCGAATGCAACGCGGCGATGTCCCGCTGCGCATAAGCATGCAGGTGTTCAGTGCGCGTCTTGCCGTTATCAGACACATAGAACTGGCGGCTGCGGACGATCCAGTCTTGCAGGTTGAAACCCGCTTCGGTATAGGCCGACACGAACCGTGTCGGCCCGCTGCGCGAGTGGCTGTCATATCCCAGCACGTCGTAGTTGAACAAGGCCGCCGCCCCGCCCCTGGAAAAACTTCCGGCTTCCCACTGCGGCTCACGCAGGGCCTGGGTGGGCACCACAAGCACCACTTCGTCAGTACCGGGGCGCAGGCGCACCATCGTCGCCGGAAACTGCCCGAGG from Pseudomonas synxantha harbors:
- a CDS encoding amino acid ABC transporter ATP-binding protein, with protein sequence MPLLRISALHKYYGDHHVLKGIDLTVDEGQVVAIIGRSGSGKSTLLRTLNGLESINDGVIEVDGEYLDAARADLRSLRQKVGMVFQQFNLFPHLSVGENVMLAPQVVQKVPKAKAAQLARQMLERVGLGEKFDAFPDRLSGGQQQRVAIARALAMSPKVLLCDEITSALDPELVNEVLSVVRQLAQDGMTLIMVTHEMRFAREVGDKLVFMHQGKVHETGDPKMLFANPRTAELANFIGSVEQPS
- a CDS encoding fimbria/pilus outer membrane usher protein; translation: MPGLVAALEIGEGFDLAALTTHGIDPKVSDYFRSAARFREGVQVVGLRVNGNPLGLVDARFDAQGGLCFTPGLLEKAGLVKPRGILLEGVTPDQACHDFLGQFPATMVRLRPGTDEVVLVVPTQALREPQWEAGSFSRGGAAALFNYDVLGYDSHSRSGPTRFVSAYTEAGFNLQDWIVRSRQFYVSDNGKTRTEHLHAYAQRDIAALHSTFQAGQLSSNNPLFGGIQLSGLQFFPDGQSRIPAGNNNAVVEGLAQSQSRVEVRQSGVLVHSTLVPEGPFRLTGLPLLNSTSDLEVSVIDVRGARRSFVVPAASFAGAAPAAPGYYFSLGELRRTAGEEGPSPVIAMGSGTWGLGRDSSAGFGLLSTDDYWAAGGSLSSVFFQRVSVNARHNLSRDSQKAVSGSRSSLSASSPVVANIDVNFSATTQTRGYREVTDVGRSLKADELNSHFKNQYTAGMSWSDSTLGIFSLNYTRSAQFGGQTSEHVFASWNKTFGHADVAIIADSQVGGTRTRRGASLADSGPDSSLGNDLSLRLQVSVPLGGDRRVSSFTSRRGDQFTAGTALSERVNEYVNYEVGVERDIRAREQSVRGQVDLLPRYTRVGLGVSRDPLGTSYTGQLQGGAVAHPGGLTFSPYTVQDTFGVVSVGDIGSAKVQTPQGPVWTDFSGQAVIASLPAYTNSRVEVQTQSLPKRVDLKNGTQVLAAGRGSFNTVDFDVVKVRRMLVTANDQHGRPLPQGASVFGKGNRFITSVVGEGMIFLNDVTESQTLRVSLPDSSTCLLNIDPETKPDNDKFYEAASAVCQGG